The Thermoplasmata archaeon DNA segment CCCGAAGACGATAGTTTCACCCATCTCCCCGTCTTACCCTCTTATGTATGGTCAAGGATGACAAGCCAGGTGACAAGGTGGCCACCTCAGTGAAAGCGGTGGAAGACCTCAACGGCGTGGGCCCGGCAACGGCCGAGAAGCTCCGCGAGGCCGGGTACACGGACCTCATGAGCCTCGCGGTCGCGACCCCGGATTCGGTCGCGGAGGCCACGGAGATCGGAACGAACGTTGCGCAGAAGATCATCGCCGCCGCGCGCGAAGCGGTCGACGTGGGCGGCTTCGAGACGGGCGACGTCATCCTGGAGCGGCGGAAGAGCGTCGCCAAGCTGACGACCTGCTCGAAGGCCTTCGACGAGCTCCTCGGCGGCGGGCTCGAGACCCAGGCAATCACGGAGTGCTTCGGCGAGTTCGGCAGCGGGAAGAGCCAGCTGGGCCACCAGCTTGCGGTGAACGTGACCCGCGGCGAGGACGAGGGTGGCCTGGACGGCGACACGGTCTGGATTGACACGGAGTCCACGTTCCGTCCCGAGCGCATCCGCCAGATGTCTGAGGCGCTCGAACTGGACACCGAGGCGATCCTGAAGCGCATCCACGTGGCGCGGGCATTCAACAGCCACCACCAGATGCTCCTCATGGAGAAGGCTCACGAGATGACGAAGGACTTCCCCGTCCGGCTCGTCGTGATCGACTCCCTCACGGCCCATTTCCGCGCGGAGTACATCGGCCGCGGCGTGCTCGCGGAACGCCAGCAGCTCCTGAACAAGCACATCCACGAGCTCATGCGCTTCGGGGACGTCCAAAACGCCGCGATCTACGTGACAAACCAGGTGGCGGCGAAGCCGGACGCGTTCTTCGGCGACCCCACGCGACCCATCGGCGGCCACATCGTCGGGCACAGCGCGACCTTCCGCGTCTACCTGCGCAAGTCCAAGGGCGGCAAGCGCATCGCGCGATTGATCGACTCCCCGAACATGCCCGAGGCCGAGGCGGTCTTCACGGTCTCCGAGGAAGGCATTCGCGACTGAGGCCCCGCGTGTCACGCCGTGTCGGGACAGGTTGAAGTATCGTCCTGCCCGTGTACGTCGCGTGGACACGGGGCTCCTCCTCATTCCCGGGCCGGTCCCTCTCCATCCCCTCGTGCAGGAGGAACTCGCGAAGCCCGCGCTCCCCCACTACGGCGACGCGTGGATCAAGGCGTTCGCCGAGACCCAGGACCTGATGCGATTCCTCTGGGAGGCGCCGAAAGGCCGGGTGTTCCCGATGCTGGGTCCTGGCCATGTGGCCCTCGAGTCCCTCGCGTTCACGTTTCTCCGGCCCCGGGATCGGGTCATCGTCCTCGACAACGGGTTCTTCGGAGAACGGCTCGCGGAAGTCCTCGCGACCCACCGCGTCGAGGTGGATGTCGTGCACTCCGCATGGGGCGCGGGCCTCGACCTGGCCCGGCTGAAGACGGCGCTCTCGCGGCCTGCGAAGGCGGTCGCGTTCATCCACAACGAGACCTCGACGGGTCTGACAAACTCCATGGAGGAGGTCGTCGAACTGGCCCACGCGAAGGACGCGTTCGTCCTCGTCGATGCGGTGTCCTCTCTCGGCGGCATCCCGTTCGCGGGCGGTCGTCTCCGGATCGATGCCGCGTTCAGCGCGAGCCAGAAGTGCCTTGCCGCGCCCGCGGGGATCTCCCCGATCCTGGTCGCGTCCTCCCTGTGGGAGGCCACGGATCCCACGACGGTGGAGGGCTGGTACCTGAATCTCTTCACCTGGGACAAGTACCAGCGCGAGTGGGGCGACTGGCATCCGACACCCACCACGATCTCCTCGAACCTGTTCTACGCGGTCCGCCGCGCCCTGCTCCTGGTGAAGGAGGAGGGGTTGGAGCCGCGGTTTGGCCGCCATGCCCGCGCCGCCGCGCGCCTCCGAAGCGGCTTGGAGGACCTCGGCTTCGATGCCGTCGCTGCGCCCGAGTTGGCCTCGAACACGGTGACCTGCATGCGTCCGCCTCCGGGCATCGACGCCGCTGCCCTGGTCCAGGGACTCAGGGAGAAGCACAATATCTTCATCTCCGGAGGGCTCGGGCCGCTCCGCGGCAAGACGATCCGGATTGGGACCATGGGGACCCAGGCGGAGCCCGAGATTGTCGACCGCCTGGTGGCGGCGATGAAGGCCTTGGTCTGAGCTCGGGCCTCCTCGGTGCGGGAGGACAAACGTCATTTCCGGGTCTCGCTTTGGCCGGACCATGTCCGTGAACGTCGCGACGCTGCCGATCACGGTGGGCGTCGGTGCCATCATGGTCCGCGACGGCGGTCTCCTGGTCGTCAAGCGCACGTACGGGGCGCTGAAGGGGATGTGGACGATCCCATCGGGCTACGTCGAGCCCCACGAGTCCGTCGTGATGACCCTCGAGCGCGAGGTCAAGGAAGAGACCGCGATCGTAGGGCGCGCGGGACGTCTCCTCGCGGTCCGGAACCGCGTGACCGCGGATGTGAACGACACGTTCCTCGTCTTCCGCATGGACTACGCGTCGGGCGAGCCGGTCCCGGATGCCCAGGAGGTCAGCGCCGCGGCCTTCGTCCCGTTGGACACGCTGCGCTCCTCCGCGGAGTCCGCGCCGTTCACGAAGGCGATGATCGAGAAGGCGTTGTCCGCGCGGGGCATGCATCTGGACTCGTACTTCCCTCCGGGGCCGCGGAAGCCGGGCGAGTACTACCTCCTCTACCTCTGAGCGCGAAAGGCCTTATCCCCCGCGGACCTTGGGGCGGCCCGTGTCCGCGACCATTCCCGCGGTCTGCATCGGGACAAAGTACGTGCTCGACGCGTCCGCGATCGACCGTATCCGCTCCTGCCTGCGCGGCGGCGGGCTGGTCGTCCATCCCACGGACACCGTGTACGGCCTCGCCGCGGACCCGTTCCAGACGAAGGCCGTCGATCGACTCTATGCCGCGAAGGCACGCCCGAGGGAGCTGGCGGTCTCCATGGCCGTGGCCGACGTCGAGGACATCTTCCGCTTCGGGATGCGCACACCCTTGGCGGAGAATTTCTGCCGCAAGAACCTGCCCGGGCCGTTTACCGTGGTCCTGAGGGCGACGCGAGAGGCGCCCGCGGCGCTCGTCAACCCGCAGGGTCTGAT contains these protein-coding regions:
- the radA gene encoding DNA repair and recombination protein RadA encodes the protein MVKDDKPGDKVATSVKAVEDLNGVGPATAEKLREAGYTDLMSLAVATPDSVAEATEIGTNVAQKIIAAAREAVDVGGFETGDVILERRKSVAKLTTCSKAFDELLGGGLETQAITECFGEFGSGKSQLGHQLAVNVTRGEDEGGLDGDTVWIDTESTFRPERIRQMSEALELDTEAILKRIHVARAFNSHHQMLLMEKAHEMTKDFPVRLVVIDSLTAHFRAEYIGRGVLAERQQLLNKHIHELMRFGDVQNAAIYVTNQVAAKPDAFFGDPTRPIGGHIVGHSATFRVYLRKSKGGKRIARLIDSPNMPEAEAVFTVSEEGIRD
- a CDS encoding alanine--glyoxylate aminotransferase family protein, with the protein product MDTGLLLIPGPVPLHPLVQEELAKPALPHYGDAWIKAFAETQDLMRFLWEAPKGRVFPMLGPGHVALESLAFTFLRPRDRVIVLDNGFFGERLAEVLATHRVEVDVVHSAWGAGLDLARLKTALSRPAKAVAFIHNETSTGLTNSMEEVVELAHAKDAFVLVDAVSSLGGIPFAGGRLRIDAAFSASQKCLAAPAGISPILVASSLWEATDPTTVEGWYLNLFTWDKYQREWGDWHPTPTTISSNLFYAVRRALLLVKEEGLEPRFGRHARAAARLRSGLEDLGFDAVAAPELASNTVTCMRPPPGIDAAALVQGLREKHNIFISGGLGPLRGKTIRIGTMGTQAEPEIVDRLVAAMKALV
- a CDS encoding NUDIX hydrolase, which produces MSVNVATLPITVGVGAIMVRDGGLLVVKRTYGALKGMWTIPSGYVEPHESVVMTLEREVKEETAIVGRAGRLLAVRNRVTADVNDTFLVFRMDYASGEPVPDAQEVSAAAFVPLDTLRSSAESAPFTKAMIEKALSARGMHLDSYFPPGPRKPGEYYLLYL
- a CDS encoding L-threonylcarbamoyladenylate synthase translates to MSATIPAVCIGTKYVLDASAIDRIRSCLRGGGLVVHPTDTVYGLAADPFQTKAVDRLYAAKARPRELAVSMAVADVEDIFRFGMRTPLAENFCRKNLPGPFTVVLRATREAPAALVNPQGLIGLRIPDHPIPRLLARSCGPITTTSANRHGQPSPTTCDEAKAELGDAVDLYIDAGPAPLGAESSVVDLSGPKAKVLRQGALPTRA